In a genomic window of Phragmites australis chromosome 14, lpPhrAust1.1, whole genome shotgun sequence:
- the LOC133890964 gene encoding NDR1/HIN1-like protein 10, which produces MGKLDDYWDDCCYKWDEWKYCLACIGIVAVVVLFAVLLAAFGFVRHINVTIDDASLTRFELVTTPVTALAYNLSLTLTIRNPNWAMSLKNTKPLVATYKFDEQMFDRVQLADKGDKHPPGKTRVYHLATSSNSSYAALGNAGEVEYRKENATGVFKVEVALTGEVRYTARHTKCKIEASCPLKLQLAPPGTAAVVFEKVKCKLAKAEKNC; this is translated from the coding sequence ATGGGGAAGCTCGACGACTACTGGGACGACTGCTGCTACAAGTGGGACGAGTGGAAGTATTGCCTTGCCTGCATCGGCATCGTTGCTGTCGTCGTCCTCTTCGccgtcctcctcgccgccttTGGCTTCGTCCGCCACATCAACGTCACCATCGACGACGCGTCTCTCACCCGCTTCGAGCTAGTGACCACCCCGGTGACGGCGCTGGCCTACAACCTGTCGCTGACGCTCACCATCCGTAACCCGAACTGGGCCATGAGCCTCAAGAACACCAAGCCGCTGGTGGCCACGTACAAATTCGACGAGCAGATGTTCGACCGCGTGCAGCTCGCCGACAAGGGCGACAAGCACCCGCCGGGGAAGACCCGGGTGTACCACCTCGCCACCAGCTCCAACAGCAGCTACGCGGCGCTGGGGAACGCCGGCGAGGTCGAGTACCGGAAGGAGAACGCGACGGGGGTGTTCAAGGTGGAGGTGGCGCTCACCGGGGAGGTGAGGTACACGGCGCGGCACACCAAGTGCAAGATTGAGGCGTCCTGCCCGCTCAAGCTGCAGCTGGCGCCGCCGGGCACGGCCGCCGTCGTGTTCGAGAAGGTCAAGTGCAAGCTCGCCAAGGCGGAGAAGAACTGCTAG